A genomic window from Silene latifolia isolate original U9 population chromosome Y, ASM4854445v1, whole genome shotgun sequence includes:
- the LOC141631367 gene encoding uncharacterized protein LOC141631367, whose amino-acid sequence MGSSLAKRSFQADPSCKICAAAEGIIEIRAHLFRDCGVVKRIKASSDLGIRVKCAPSMDIVEWITNWVTYLGKSEGADIKMIKFLGTLWYLLVVRNRVVFHEDPFYPQMFYGIWRSTMDIVVEAWEEGGKGRGVNSVVGRGLDCLSDELRDGQPFYVVGTASSCTTVKVMVDVGWKSVREAGLGWIAHGDDGTTLFSRSIKIKAQSALQAEALGLKDVLVWARDQGIRHLDISSDCLKLLLQITGVEMAHHLKRGIMDDMGSLFPFFHCLSFTFIPRRFNKTAHDLAKMAMSG is encoded by the coding sequence ATGGGGTCTAGCCTTGCTAAACGAAGTTTCCAGGCTGACCCATCCTGTAAAATATGTGCGGCCGCGGAGGGGATCATAGAAATAAGAGCACATCTATTTAGGGACTGTGGTGTCGTTAAGCGCATCAAGGCTAGCTCGGATTTGGGTATTCGCGTGAAATGTGCTCCCTCAATGGATATTGTTGAATGGATTACCAACTGGGTTACGTATCTGGGTAAGTCAGAGGGAGCTGATATTAAAATGATTAAATTCTTGGGTACTTTGTGGTATTTGTTGGTGGTCCGAAATAGGGTGGTTTTTCATGAGGACCCTTTTTATCCTCAGATGTTCTATGGTATTTGGAGAAGCACAATGGATATTGTTGTGGAGGCATGGGAGGAGGGGGGTAAAGGGAGGGGTGTAAATAGTGTTGTTGGGAGGGGTTTGGATTGTCTGTCAGATGAACTACGGGATGGACAACCCTTTTATGTGGTTGGTACAGCTTCTTCATGTACTAcagtcaaggttatggttgatgTAGGATGGAAATCGGTTAGGGAAGCTGGTCTTGGATGGATTGCGCATGGTGATGATGGTACGACTCTTTTCAGTAGAAGTATCAAAATCAAGGCACAATCGGCGTTGCAAGCAGAAGCATTAGGTCTAAAGGATGTGTTGGTTTGGGCTCGTGATCAAGGAATTAGACATTTAGATATTTCTTCGGATTGTCTGAAGTTGTTGCTTCAAATAACTGGGGTGGAGATGGCGCATCATCTTAAAAGAGGGATAATGGATGATATGGGTTCTCTATTCCCGTTTTTTCATTGCTTAAGTTTTACTTTTATTCCTAGGCGTTTTAATAAGACCGCTCATGACCTTGCTAAGATGGCCATGAGTGGGTAG